The Pyxidicoccus sp. MSG2 DNA segment AGCGCACGAGCACCGCCACGCCCGCCAGCACCAGCCACGGCAGGACGTGCGCGGACATCAGGTGGCGCACCGTCCCGTCCGGGCAGTGCAGGTGGAGGACGAGGAGGCTCACCCCGGCGGCGGACAGACCCGCGGCCAGCGCGCGCACGGGCTGGAAGGCGGAGCGGCACAGCAGCACGAGCGCGACGGCCAGCGGCAGCACGGACAGCGCCACCTCCGAGCCCATGCACCCCAGCATGCCCCGCATGGGCGGCCGTATCTGGAGCCCCGAGCCGCCCATCACCTGCACCGCCGCCACGCCCACCGCCGCCAGGGCCACCAGCGCCCACGGCACCCGCCGCCGCGAGGGCGCCAGCGCCAGGAAGGCGCCTCCACCCACCAGCACCAGCGTGAGCAGCGCCACCGCGGCCACCACCATCGGCGGGGCCTGGTTGCCCACGACGCCATCCCGGCTGAGCCAGGCCAGTCCCCCGCCCAATACGACTGCGTAGACGGCGAGCAGCACCAGCAGCTCGCGCCACCAGGGCGTGGGCTTCGGGTGCGCGGCCAATTCCTTCAGCGCGAGCTGGTGCGCGGCCTCCAGCTTTGGAGCCGGGGCCGTGGCGGGCGGGGCCGCCGGCATTCCGCCCAGCGCGTCGAAGCCACCCAGCAGGGCACGGCAGTCCTCACACGTGGCCACGTGCGACGTCAGCTCCGCGGGCAGCGGTCCTCCCAGCGAGTCCATCACCCGCGAGCACTCCGGCTTCATTCCGTGGTCTCCTGATGCAGGGCGGCGAGCAGCTCGCGCAGGCGCTCATAGCCGCGGTGGGCGCGGACCTTCACCGCGCTCTCGGTGAGGCCCATCGCATCGGCGACCTCCGCGAAGCTCATCCCCTCGAAGCGGTGCAGGAGGATGGGGACGCGCTGCCCCTCTGGCAGCTGGGCCAGGGCGCGCTGCACGGCCTGCTCGAGCCCGCTGTCCCGGGGGCCCGGGGTGTCGGCGGGGATGCTCGCGGGCAGCTCGCCCTCGGGTGTCAGCTCCTCCGGACGCCGGCCCCGGCGCTGGGAGTCGCGCGCCGCGTTGGTGGCGATGGCGTAGAGCCAGGGCTTGAAGCGCGAGCCGGGCTGGAAGCGGCCCCGGGCGCGCACCAGCGACAGGAAGGTGAGCTGGACCAGGTCCTCGGCCGTGGACGCGCTGCCCGTCAGCCGCGTGAGGTAGCCCTGCACGGGCCGGGCGTAGCGCTGGAAGAGCGCGTCGAACGCCGTGGAATCACCCTCCCGGAACCGCGCCATCAGCACCTCGTCGGACCTGTCGGCGACGGAGTCGCGCGCCGGGTCCTCTCCGGTACGCGCGGGCGTGGCATCGGGTTTCAGCGAGGAGGGCGGCAGGGGCACGCGCGAGGGACTCTACCCCGGGAATGCGTCACCCGGGGGATTCCGGCCGGGCCCGGTCAGCGGCGCTTGAGCAGGGACTGCGGGGCCGGCGCGGAGGTGGGCAGGTGGTCCGCGGCGGCGGCAATCGCCTCACGCACCCTGTCGCCAGCGACCTTGGCCGCGTCTCCCGCCGCCCTGGCCGCGTCCCCGGCCGCCGCCCGCGCCGCGACGAGCTGGGCCCGGGCGCCGGTGGCCCCCCAGAAGCGGGCGGGGGTGGCCAGCTCCGCGCGCTCCGCGTCCGTGTACTTCCGGAAGGCGTACTTCGTGGCCTCCGAGGGCGTGCGCAGCCCCTCCACCACGCCCACCCAGGAGAGCGCCTTCAGCGAGTAGTAGCTGAAGTCCACCTCCCACCAGAACCAGCCCTGGTTGGCGGTGTTCTGGTGGTAGTGGTGGTTGTTGTGCCAGCCCTCGCCCAGGGTGATGAGCGCCAGCAGCCAGTTGTTCCGGCTGGTGTCCGTCGTCTTGTAGCGGCGCTTGCCGAAGATGTGGCTGAGCGAGTTGATGGTGAAGGTGCCGTGCCACAGCACGGTGGTGCTGACGAAGAAGCCCCACACCAGCATGGAGAAGCCGCCGATGAAGTAGAGCGCCACCGCCAGCAGCACCGGCGGCACCAGGTGGAAGCGGTTGAGCCACACCAGCTCCGGGTAGCGCGCGAAGTCCTTGATGGCCTCCATGCGCGTCTCCCCGTACTTGTCGCAGAGAATCCAGTTCATGTGGCTCCACCAGAAGCCACGCTGGATGGGCGAGTGGATGTCCTCGGGCTGGTCGGAGAAGCGGTGGTGGTGCCGGTGGTTCGCCGCCCACCACAGCACGCCCTTCTGCGTGGAGGTGCTGCCCACCAGCGCCAGGATGAACTGGAAGACGCGCCCCGTCTTGAAGGCCCGGTGCGAGAAGTACCGGTGGTACCCCGCGGTGATGCCCCACATGCGGACGATGTACAGCCCCACACACACCGCCACGTCCACCGGCTTCGCGCCCACCCAGATGACGGCGAGGCACATCAGGTGCACGGCGAAGAAGGGGATGGAGGACAGCCAGTTGAGACGCTCGTTGTCCGCGGACAGGGCAGGGGAGGGTGTCTGCAAGGGAGCCTCGTGAGAGCGGGTCCGGGACGGAGCTCAACCAACCTGCTCGGTCCCACCCTGCATCAACACCCCCTCCTGTCATGGCACTGTCAGGAAACGGCGGTTTGGCGCAGCTCCATCAACCAGGCCTCGAAAGCCGGGTGCCCATGCAGGGGTGCCAGGTCCGCGTCCGAGGCGGCGTAGGCCCCGTCGTTGAACCCCAGCTCGGTGGCGCGGCGCAGCATCCGCATGGCCTCCGGCGCATTGCGCGCGCGGGCATGGGCGCACGCCGCGTCATAGGCGATGGTGGCGCTGGGGGTATGACGGAGCGCGGCCTCGCCCACGGCGGCGGCCTCGGAGAAGGCGCCCCGGATGAAGAGCACGCGCTCCGCGCAGGTGTAGGCCGCTGCGGGGTCCAGCCCCGGGAGCCGCAGCGCTTCCTGTTCGCGGCCCAGGCGGATGAGCGTGCCGGCATACTCGTGCAGCACCGTGCGGTCCGACGACGTCTGCCACGCCTGCTTCCACCACTCCACCGCGCGCGCGTCGTCGCCCACCAGTGAGAAGGCCGCCGCCACCGCGTGCGGCTCCACCGCGACGCCGCCCTGCACCTGGGAGAAGTGGTCCAGCGCGGGCCGGCCGTGGCCCTCCTTCAGTGCCACCCACCCCAGCAGGTGGTGCGCGTGGCTGGCGAGCTGCGGCGTGAGCCCCTCTTCCGTCTCCAGCACCTGGGCGCTCAGCCGCCGCGCGTCGTCCAACTGGCCCGCCTTGAGCGCGGCCTGCGCCTCGCGCAGCTTCTCCGCCAGCGGCCCCCGCAGCTTCGCCGTGTCCGCGCCCTTGTCGGTGCTGCGCAGCACCTCCGTCACGAGGCGGAAGGCCTGCACGCCGTACATGGCGAAGATGATGGTGAAGATCATCAACCCCGTCTTCAGCCCGAACACCACCGCGGCCACGCACACCAGCAGGGCCAGCCCCTGTGCCAGCAGCAGGCCGCGCCGGGGGCCCAACACCCGGGTCGCCAGCGTGGCGGTGATGTGTCCACCGTCGAGCGGCAGCACCGGCATCATGTTGAGCACTGCCCAGAAGAGGTTGGCGAGCGCGGAGGTGCCCAGGAAGAAGTCGAGCGCGGGCGTGCGGCCCTTGAGCAGCGCGTAGCCCGCCCAGCACCCCAACCCCAGCATCAGCCCGAAGAAGGGCCCGGCCGCGGTGATGAGCAGGTTGCGCTTCCAGGGCAGGGGGCCGGGCTGGTCATTGGGCAGCGTGTGGCCCCCCATCCAGGCGAGCGCGATGCTCGGCCGGTAGCCGAACAGCCGGCTGGCCAGGGCGTGGCCCAATTCGTGGACGAGCACGGACACGAAGACGATGAGCATCCAGGACAGGATGTAGACGACCATCGCGCTGGCGTGGCCGAGCGCGGGCGCCCCCGCCACCTGACGGAAGGGCCAGCCCGCCTGGGCCCCATCTATAGATGTCCAGGCAATCATCGCCGACACCAGCAGATGGCTCGGCTGGACTTCGACGGGAATGCCTCCGAGACGAAAGCGGAACATGGGGACGGACCTTAACCGTTGAGTCCCAGCCGTGCAGGCTGTTGCGCACCGCCTGCAAGCTCCTGGATGTTCCGCTAGGTTCCCCGCCCTTCATGCCGCAGCTCGGTCCCTACTCCCTGCCGAACCCCTACATCCTGGCCCCCATGGCCGGGGTGAGCGAGATGCCCTTCCGGGTCATCGCCTTCCGCCTGGGCGCCGCCCTCTGTCCCACGGAGCTCGTCAGCTCCCAGGGGCTGATGCGGGCCAACCAGCGGACCCTGAAGTACCTGCGCTACGACGCCGAGGTGGAGCGGCCGTACTCGCTCCAGATCTACGGCGGCGAGCCGGAGGCCATGGCCCGCGCCGCGGTGGTGGGCCGGGAGTCCGGCGCGCAAATCATCGACATCAACATGGGCTGCCCGGTGAAGAAGGTGACGAAGAACGGCGCCGGCAGCGCCCTCTTGTGCGACGTGCCCCGTGCCGCGGACATCGTCCGCGAGATTCGCGCGGCCACCGGGCTGCCCGTCACCTGCAAGATTCGCTCGGGCTGGGACGCGAAGAACCGCAACTACCTCCAGATGGCGGGTGCGCTGCAGGAGGCCGGCTGCGCGGCGCTGGCCATCCACCCGCGCACCCGCGAGCAGGGCTACTCGGGCCAGGCGGACTGGAGCGTCATCACCGACGTGAAGCGCCACTTCCCGGAGCTGCCCCTCATCGGCAACGGGGACGTGAAGACGCCGGAGGACGCGCGGCGCATGCTGGAGACGACGGGCTGTGACTTCGTGATGATTGGCCGCGCGGCGCTGGGCAACCCGTGGATATTCCGCGAGCTGCTGGGCGGCCCGCCCGCCACGCCCGCGGAGCGCTGTGCCCTGGTGCTGGAGCACCTGCGCGCGCACCTGGACTTCATGGGTGACCCGCTGGGCGCCGTGCGCTCCTTCCGCAAGCAACTGGCGTGGTACGCCCACGGCCTGCACGGCGCCGCCGCCTTCCGTGCGGAGGTGAACACGCTGGACATGCCCTCGGCCGTGGAGGCCTGCGTGCGCCGCTTCTTCGCCGCCGCCGACGCGGACCTCGAGGGCCCCGGCGAGGAGCAGGACGTGGACTACCGCGCGGCGCTGGGCTGACGCGTCCCTCGAACCGTCCGGATTCCAGGCACTTGCCAACCTGGATTCAGTCGGTGGCCCGGGTGGCTGTCCCCATCCGGACAGCGGCTACAGGCCCGGCGGAGACGCCGGGGGCACGAGCCGGTGGCTGGTGGCCACGCTCCGGAAGTAGTCGCAGGCGGGGGTGGGGCGGCGCTCCAGCGTGTCGAAGTCCACGTGGTAGAGGCCGAAGCGCGGGCCCCAGCCCTCCAGCCACTCGAAGTTGTCGAGCAGGCTCCAATAGAGGTAGCCGCGCACGTCCACGCCGAGCCGCCGCGCGGCGAGCACCTGGGCCAGGTGGGAATGGATGTAGTGGGGCCGGCGCGCGCCGCCGCGGTCATCGATGCCGTTCTCGGTAATCCACACCGGCCGCCCGTAGCGCTTCACCTCGCGCAGGGACTGGAGGAAGCCCTCGGGCCAGTCCTCCCAGCCGATGTCGGTGAGGCCGCGGCCGAGCGTGTCGCGGTACTTGAACTCGATGAAGGGCGGGCGCGGCACGAAGCGCAGGTGCGCGCGCGTGTAGTAGTTGACGCCGATGAACTCCACCGAGTCGCGCGCCGCGGGGATGTCCACGCGCGTGGAGGCCACGCCCGGCATGGTGACGCGCAGCTTCCCGGTGGCCAGCGCCTCGTGGAAGGCATGGTTGTAGGCCTGCGCCCCCAGCCGTACCAGGGCCCTGTCCAGCGGGTGCCACCACCGGTCCGGCGCGAAGGCGAGCGTGTTCTGGGAGATGCCCAGCTCCACGCGGCCCAGGCGCGACAGCAGCTCCTCGCGCGCGGCCGCGTGGGCGCGCACCAGGTGCTCCATCGCCCGCATGGTGCGCTCGCCGTCGGCGATGCCCGGCGGAATGGCGCCCTGCAGGTAGCCGCCCAGCAGCAGCACCATGGGCTCATTGAAGGAGATGACGAGCGCGTCCAGCCCCTCCAGCAGCGCCGCGCACTGGCGCGCGTACTGGCGGAAGGCGTCCACGCTGGCCGGCTGGTGCCAGGGCGTCTCGCGGTGGAACCACGTCGGGTGGGTGAAGTGGTGGAGCGTCACCACCGGCCTCAAGCCCCGCGCCTTCATCTTGAGGAGCCGCTCCCGGTACGCCTCCAGCGCTACACCGTCGTAGCGCCCGCGCTCCGGCTCGATTCGCGCCCACTCGAGGGAGATGCGGAACGCGGTGGCGCCCACCGCGCGCGCCAGGGCGTAGTCCTCCTCGTACCGGTGCCAGTGGTCCACCGCGCGGCCGCAGCGCGCGTCGGGCTCCTTCAGCTTCCCGGCCCGCTCCCACTCGGCCCAGTCGTTCTCGATGCCGCCCTCCACCTGGTACGACGAGGTGGCGACGCCGAAGGTGAAGTCCGCGGGGAAGGTCAGCGCATCGGTGCTCATGGTGGGGGCGCAACGTAGACCCCACCTCCCAACGCGAGAAGCGCCGCGTGCCGGGTCGCTCACGTGCCGCGAAGCCCGGCCCGGCGACGGCGCGGAAGTGGCTCCGACGCGTCCGGAGCCTGAAATTCGGCCTCGCGCGCGACGCGCGCATGCGCCTCGGAGTGTCCGCGAGGCACCGTTTCGGGCCTTCAAACCCGCCCGATGCCGAAAAATCGGCCTTGAAGCGCGTTGCAATACATCACCATGCGTTGACACACGCGCATGGCGCCCGTACTCTTCACTTCAAGCACTCACTCCCATCAAGAAGAGTGCAGGGTCCTGGTTGACGGGGCCAAATTCACTGAACCTGGAGGTTCTGATGGCTGCCAAGAAGAAGACTGCCAAGAAGGCCACGGCGAAGAAGACCACCACCCGCAAGACCGCGGGCAAGACCGCCACCAAGAAGGCGGCGGCCAAGAAGGGTGGCGCTCGCAAGGCCGCTCGCAAGGCTCCTGCCCGCAAGCGCGCGAGCAAGACGACTGCGGCCCCGGCGACCCCGGAGTCCTGAGCAGTACGCAGTCATGAGCGGACGTGAGTTGACGTCCGGTGAACGGCTCGGCGAAACCCGCCGGGCCGTTTTCATTTTCGGCCCTGGAGGCCCTCGTGTCGCTGCGTCCCGTGGAGCTGGAGCAGGTGGTGGCGGAGGTGGGAGCTCGCCTCACCGGAGCGGTGGCGCAGAAGTCCTGGTGCCCGCTCCCCCGCCTGGCCTACGTGGAGCTGCGAGTGCCCGGCCGCTCGGTGGTGCTGTGTCTGTGCGCGGAGGGCGACCTGGCCCGCGTGTCGGTGGCCGAGGAGCGCTTCCCCACCCCGGGTGAGCCCGCCCCCTTCCAGCGGTGGCTGCGCCACGAGCTGACCGGTTTCAAGCTGCAGGGCGCCCGCTGGCGCGAGGCCGAGCGCGTGGTGGAGCTGGACTTCGAGCGCGAGGACGTGCGCCGCCGCCTCGTCATGGAGCTGGGCGCTCCGGGCGGCCTGCTGCTGCTGAGCGACAACGGCCGCGTGCTGATGCACTCCGGAGAAGGCTTCGCGCAGCGCCGCAACCTCTACCCGGGCGCGGCGTGGACGCCCCCGGAGCCGCTGCCACCCGACGCGCTGGCGAAGGGCCGGAGCGCGCCCTCGCGCCTCGTCCCCGTGGAGGGCGATGACCTCCCGTACGCCCGGGCCGCGGAGCGCCTGCTGGGCGCGCGGGACAAGACGAGCCGCGCCGAGAGCATCCGCCGCCGGCTGGCGCAGCCGTACCGTGCGCGCCTCAAGCGCTCCTCCCGCACGCTGGAGAAGGTCCGCGCCGAGGCCTCGCGTGGGCCGGACGCGGAGAAGCACCGCGGCCTGGGCGAGCTGCTGGCGCAGAACCTCTACCGCCTCAAGCGCGGCGCCACCGAGGTGACGCTCACCGCGTACACGGAAGAAGGTGCGCAGGACGTGAAGGTGACGCTGGACCCGAAGCGCACGCCGAAGGAGGAGGCGGACTGGCACTTCCACCAGTACCGGCGGCTCCTGCGCGGCGTGGAGCAGGCGCGCCACCGCGAGGCGGAGCTGGCCCGCGAGGTGGGGCTGGCGGAGGGCGCGCTCGCCCAGATTGAAAAGATGGACGAGGCCGCGCTGCTCGCGCAGGCCGAGGTGCTGCATCTCTCCACGGGTGGCGAGGGCCCGCAGGAGGGGCGCCCCTTCAAGGAGTACCTGGGCCATGACGGGGCGCGCATCTGGGTGGGGCGGGGCTCGGAGGACAACGACACGCTCACCTTCAAGGTGGCGAGGCCGTGGCACCTGTGGCTGCACGCGCGCGGCGTGCCGGGCAGCCACGTGGTGGTGCCGCTCGAGAAGGCGCAGGAGGTGGCGCAGGAAGTCCTGCTGGACGCGGCGCACCTGGCGCTGCACCACTCGTCCGCGAAGGGCGAGCCGCGCGGCGAGGTGAGCTACGTGCCGGTGAAGTTCGTGCGCAAGGTGAAGGGCGCGGCGCACGGGCAGGTCACCTTCACGCGCGAGAAGACCTTCGTCGTGCGCATGGAGCCGGAGCGGCTGGAGCGGCTGCTCAAGTCGCGCCACGCGGAGGCGCCTTCGTCCACCTCCACGTCCTGAAGTCACCCCGGGAGTGCCCTGGCAGGCGGGCTTGCCACGCGCGCGGGCCGCACGGCGGGATGTGCGTCCTGCGGAATCCCGGGACGTTGACTTCCGGCGCGGTTGACGGGCTGACGGAGGGGAGGCAGGCGGCAGCCACCGGCCTTGAGTCCCCAGGGTTGGCGGGTACGATGGGCGGCCGAGTGACCCCCGAGCACCTCCGCCAGCAGATGTCCTTCTTCCCGCGCGGCATGTCCGCGGCCAACCGTGCCGCGACGGCCGCCGAGCCGCAGCCTCGGGACGCCACGCCCGCCCCCGTGCCGCCGCAGCCTCGGCCCCCTCCGCCGCGCAACCGCGTGGCCGAGGAGGCCCCGCGGATGCTCAACCTCACGCCCACGCGTGAGGAGCTGTGGTCTCGCGCCGAGGCGCTCGCCTGGCGGCTGAGCGCGGAGCTGGGGATGCCCGTGCGGCTGTCGGTGACGGACAACCGCTCCACCATGGTGTCCTTCCGCCGGGGCGCCAACGTGCTGCAACTGCGGCTGCACCACATGTTCCTGGACGCGCCCGAGCCGGTGGTGCGCGCGGTGGCGGACTACGCCGGCCGGGGCCACCGCGGCGCGGGTGGCGTGCTCGACGAGTACATCCGCGGCCAGCAGCCGCGCATCCGCCAGATGCGCCGCGAAACCGACGCCGACCTCAACCCGCTCGGCCGCTGTTTCGACCTGAAGGCGCTTTACGACGGCGTCAACGACGCCCATTTTCAAGGCCTCATCCAGGCCCGCATCGGCTGGGGCCGCATGCCGCCGCGCCGGCGCCGCAAGTCCATCCGCCTGGGCGTCTATGACCACCAGACGCGCGAGATTCGCATCCATCCCGCGCTGGACAGGCCGGAGGTGCCGGCCTTCTTCGTGGAGTTCATCGTCTTCCACGAGATGCTCCACCAACTCTTCCCGAGCAACGCGAGGGGCGGCCGCCGCGTCCATCACCCGCGCGCCTTCCGGGAGCGCGAGCGGACCTACCCCCACTACGCCGCCGCGCTGCGTTGGGAGCGGGAGAACCTCGGCGTGCTGTTGCGCGGGTGACAGCGCGCATCCGGCGGTGCGCGATTGACGCGACCATCGCTCCGTTGCTCGCTGGCTCATTTACCGTTTTACCGAGCGAAACCACCCGTGGAGCGTGCTTGACGCGTCCATGAGGTCCACCCATTCTCGCGAGCCCTATGCGAAGAGCGAAGATTGTCTGCACCCTCGGTCCCGCCAGTCAGAGCCAGGAGATGCTCGAAGCGCTCCTGGAGAACGGCATGGACGTGGCCCGCCTCAACTTCTCCCACGGCAGCCATGAGAATCATGCGGAGAACATCGCCAAGCTGCGGGCCGCCTCGCTGAAGGTGCGCAAGGCGGTGGGCATCCTGGGTGACTTGCAGGGCCCCAAGATTCGCACCGGCCGCTTCGTCAAGGGCAGCACGGAATTGAAGGAGGGGGGCACCTTCCACATCACCACCGACGAGACGGTGCCGGGCACGGACGACATCGTGTCCACCACGTACCCCTTCCTCGCGGCGGACGTGAATCCGGGGGACCGCATCCTGCTGGATGACGGCCTGCTGGAGCTGAAGGTGCTGGAGACGGACAAGCAGAAGCTCATCAAGACGCAGGTCATCCACGGCGGCGCGCTGAAGAACAACAAGGGCATCAACCTGCCCGGCGTGGCGGTGCGCGCGGAGGCGCTGACGCCCAAGGACCGCGAGGACCTGGTCTTCGGCCTCAAGGCCGGCGTGGACTTCATCGCGCTGTCCTTCGTGCGCCAGCCGTCGGACCTGGACGCCGCGCGCCAGGCCATGGCCGAGGTGGGCCGCACGGTGCCCATCATCTCCAAGCTGGAGAAGCCGGAGGCGATTGCCCGGCTGGACGCCATCCTCGACAAGACGGACGGCGTCATGGTGGCGCGTGGCGACCTCGGTGTGGAGATTCCCCCCGAGGAGGTGCCGGCCGTCCAGAAGGACATCATCCGGCGCTCCAACCTGCGCGGCCTGCCCGTCATCGTGGCCACGCAGATGCTGAACTCGATGATTGACAACCCCCGCCCCACGCGCGCCGAGGCGAGCGACGTGGCCAACGCCGTGTTCGACGGCGCGGACGCGGTGATGCTCTCGGGCGAGACGGCGAGCGGCAAGTTCCCGATTGAGTCCGTGCAGATGATGGAGCGCATCATCCTCGCGGCGGAGTCGTCCGCGCGGGTGCAGCCCCAGCAGCGCTACATCGAGGCGCCGCTCGGGTTGCCCCAGCACTTCCCGGACGTGATTGCGCGCGTGGCGTGCGAGGCGGCCAAGACGAGCGGCGCGACGCTGATTGCGGCCTTCACCCTGTCGGGCGTGACGGCGCGGCTGCTGGCGCACTACCGGCCGCCGGTGCCCATTGTCGCCTTCAGCCCCAACCAGGAAGTGCGCCGCCGGCTGGCGCTGCTGTGGGGCGTGGTGCCGCGCGTGCTGGAGCCCATCCAGGAGACGGAGGCCATGGTGCGGCGCGTGGAGGAGGAGCTCCTGGCGCGCGGCCTGGGCCGCAAGGGCGACCGCATCGTCATCGTCTTCGGAGCGCCCGTGGGCCAGCCGGGGAAGATCAACAGCCTCCGCCTGCACACCATCGGCTGAGCAGAAGTCCCGAGCGCGAAGCAGGGAGCAGGGGCCGGCGGGAAGTCACCGCGGGCCCCTTCTTCATTCTGGCTGCGTCAGCCCTGCTTCTTTTCGTGAATCGCGCGGCGGGGAATCTCCGCCTCGACGAAGACGGTGAACAGCTCCTTGTCGAGCTGGCCGGAGTCCGCCTCGCGCTTGAGGATGTCGAGCGCGAGCGTGTGGGGCACGGCCTTCTTGTAGGGCCTGTCGCTGGCGGTGAGCGCGTCGTAGATGTCGGAGATGGACATCATCCGGGACTGGAGGGGGATGGCCTTCTCGGCGCGCGGGTAGCCGGTGCCGTCCATCTTCTCGTGGTGCGCGTAGGCGATTTCCGGCACGCGGCGCAGCGTGCGCGTCCACGGAATCTGGGTGAGGAAGCGGTAGGTGTGCTCGACGTGGCTCTCGATTTCGCGGCGCTCCTCGGGAGAGAGGGTGCCGCGGGTGATGGAGAGCGACTGGATTTCGCGGGGCAGCAGCAGGGGCTGGGCCTGCCCGTTGGCGTCATCGAAGCGCAACTGGCCCAGCTCGTGGAGGCGCTCGAAGCCGCCCTGCGCGAGCACGGTGGGGCGGTTGCAGGTGAGGATGAACTCGAACACCTCGTCGAGCTTCTTCAGCTCGGTGGTGAGCAGCTCCTGCTCCTCGCCCTCGATTTCCGCGATGAACTTGTCGCCGCGGACCTTCACCGCCTCCAGCCGGCGCCGGTAGCTCTGGAGCTGCAAATCCTTGCGGGCGAGCTGGAAGCGGGCGCGCAGACCCTCCAGCTCGTGCGGGTAGAGCTTCTCCGCCTTGACGAGCACCGGCTCGCGCACGCCCACCTTGCCGAAGTCGTGCAGGAGCGACGCGTAGCGCAGCTCCTGCAGCTCCACGGGG contains these protein-coding regions:
- a CDS encoding RNA polymerase sigma factor, which encodes MPLPPSSLKPDATPARTGEDPARDSVADRSDEVLMARFREGDSTAFDALFQRYARPVQGYLTRLTGSASTAEDLVQLTFLSLVRARGRFQPGSRFKPWLYAIATNAARDSQRRGRRPEELTPEGELPASIPADTPGPRDSGLEQAVQRALAQLPEGQRVPILLHRFEGMSFAEVADAMGLTESAVKVRAHRGYERLRELLAALHQETTE
- the dusB gene encoding tRNA dihydrouridine synthase DusB; the encoded protein is MPQLGPYSLPNPYILAPMAGVSEMPFRVIAFRLGAALCPTELVSSQGLMRANQRTLKYLRYDAEVERPYSLQIYGGEPEAMARAAVVGRESGAQIIDINMGCPVKKVTKNGAGSALLCDVPRAADIVREIRAATGLPVTCKIRSGWDAKNRNYLQMAGALQEAGCAALAIHPRTREQGYSGQADWSVITDVKRHFPELPLIGNGDVKTPEDARRMLETTGCDFVMIGRAALGNPWIFRELLGGPPATPAERCALVLEHLRAHLDFMGDPLGAVRSFRKQLAWYAHGLHGAAAFRAEVNTLDMPSAVEACVRRFFAAADADLEGPGEEQDVDYRAALG
- a CDS encoding acyl-CoA desaturase, translating into MQTPSPALSADNERLNWLSSIPFFAVHLMCLAVIWVGAKPVDVAVCVGLYIVRMWGITAGYHRYFSHRAFKTGRVFQFILALVGSTSTQKGVLWWAANHRHHHRFSDQPEDIHSPIQRGFWWSHMNWILCDKYGETRMEAIKDFARYPELVWLNRFHLVPPVLLAVALYFIGGFSMLVWGFFVSTTVLWHGTFTINSLSHIFGKRRYKTTDTSRNNWLLALITLGEGWHNNHHYHQNTANQGWFWWEVDFSYYSLKALSWVGVVEGLRTPSEATKYAFRKYTDAERAELATPARFWGATGARAQLVAARAAAGDAARAAGDAAKVAGDRVREAIAAAADHLPTSAPAPQSLLKRR
- a CDS encoding NFACT RNA binding domain-containing protein, encoding MSLRPVELEQVVAEVGARLTGAVAQKSWCPLPRLAYVELRVPGRSVVLCLCAEGDLARVSVAEERFPTPGEPAPFQRWLRHELTGFKLQGARWREAERVVELDFEREDVRRRLVMELGAPGGLLLLSDNGRVLMHSGEGFAQRRNLYPGAAWTPPEPLPPDALAKGRSAPSRLVPVEGDDLPYARAAERLLGARDKTSRAESIRRRLAQPYRARLKRSSRTLEKVRAEASRGPDAEKHRGLGELLAQNLYRLKRGATEVTLTAYTEEGAQDVKVTLDPKRTPKEEADWHFHQYRRLLRGVEQARHREAELAREVGLAEGALAQIEKMDEAALLAQAEVLHLSTGGEGPQEGRPFKEYLGHDGARIWVGRGSEDNDTLTFKVARPWHLWLHARGVPGSHVVVPLEKAQEVAQEVLLDAAHLALHHSSAKGEPRGEVSYVPVKFVRKVKGAAHGQVTFTREKTFVVRMEPERLERLLKSRHAEAPSSTSTS
- a CDS encoding glycoside hydrolase family 1 protein, which translates into the protein MSTDALTFPADFTFGVATSSYQVEGGIENDWAEWERAGKLKEPDARCGRAVDHWHRYEEDYALARAVGATAFRISLEWARIEPERGRYDGVALEAYRERLLKMKARGLRPVVTLHHFTHPTWFHRETPWHQPASVDAFRQYARQCAALLEGLDALVISFNEPMVLLLGGYLQGAIPPGIADGERTMRAMEHLVRAHAAAREELLSRLGRVELGISQNTLAFAPDRWWHPLDRALVRLGAQAYNHAFHEALATGKLRVTMPGVASTRVDIPAARDSVEFIGVNYYTRAHLRFVPRPPFIEFKYRDTLGRGLTDIGWEDWPEGFLQSLREVKRYGRPVWITENGIDDRGGARRPHYIHSHLAQVLAARRLGVDVRGYLYWSLLDNFEWLEGWGPRFGLYHVDFDTLERRPTPACDYFRSVATSHRLVPPASPPGL
- the pyk gene encoding pyruvate kinase yields the protein MRRAKIVCTLGPASQSQEMLEALLENGMDVARLNFSHGSHENHAENIAKLRAASLKVRKAVGILGDLQGPKIRTGRFVKGSTELKEGGTFHITTDETVPGTDDIVSTTYPFLAADVNPGDRILLDDGLLELKVLETDKQKLIKTQVIHGGALKNNKGINLPGVAVRAEALTPKDREDLVFGLKAGVDFIALSFVRQPSDLDAARQAMAEVGRTVPIISKLEKPEAIARLDAILDKTDGVMVARGDLGVEIPPEEVPAVQKDIIRRSNLRGLPVIVATQMLNSMIDNPRPTRAEASDVANAVFDGADAVMLSGETASGKFPIESVQMMERIILAAESSARVQPQQRYIEAPLGLPQHFPDVIARVACEAAKTSGATLIAAFTLSGVTARLLAHYRPPVPIVAFSPNQEVRRRLALLWGVVPRVLEPIQETEAMVRRVEEELLARGLGRKGDRIVIVFGAPVGQPGKINSLRLHTIG
- a CDS encoding DUF1109 domain-containing protein encodes the protein MKPECSRVMDSLGGPLPAELTSHVATCEDCRALLGGFDALGGMPAAPPATAPAPKLEAAHQLALKELAAHPKPTPWWRELLVLLAVYAVVLGGGLAWLSRDGVVGNQAPPMVVAAVALLTLVLVGGGAFLALAPSRRRVPWALVALAAVGVAAVQVMGGSGLQIRPPMRGMLGCMGSEVALSVLPLAVALVLLCRSAFQPVRALAAGLSAAGVSLLVLHLHCPDGTVRHLMSAHVLPWLVLAGVAVLVRSRLPTRSYAP
- a CDS encoding TPR end-of-group domain-containing protein, translated to MFRFRLGGIPVEVQPSHLLVSAMIAWTSIDGAQAGWPFRQVAGAPALGHASAMVVYILSWMLIVFVSVLVHELGHALASRLFGYRPSIALAWMGGHTLPNDQPGPLPWKRNLLITAAGPFFGLMLGLGCWAGYALLKGRTPALDFFLGTSALANLFWAVLNMMPVLPLDGGHITATLATRVLGPRRGLLLAQGLALLVCVAAVVFGLKTGLMIFTIIFAMYGVQAFRLVTEVLRSTDKGADTAKLRGPLAEKLREAQAALKAGQLDDARRLSAQVLETEEGLTPQLASHAHHLLGWVALKEGHGRPALDHFSQVQGGVAVEPHAVAAAFSLVGDDARAVEWWKQAWQTSSDRTVLHEYAGTLIRLGREQEALRLPGLDPAAAYTCAERVLFIRGAFSEAAAVGEAALRHTPSATIAYDAACAHARARNAPEAMRMLRRATELGFNDGAYAASDADLAPLHGHPAFEAWLMELRQTAVS